The Coprobacillus cateniformis DNA window TGATCCAGGTGAAAATGCAGTTGGTTTAACAATTGATGGAATTGGAAAAGCAAATCTTGAAACATCAGTTCACTTCTTTGAAATTTTAAAAGATGCTGGTGTTAAGACACATTATGTGAGTGCAGATGTTGACAATGCAACAATGGAAGTTCTTCCAGCAAAAGTATTTGGAAAAGGATTAGAAGTTATCTGCCGTTTAGTTGCTACAGGAAGTTTTATTCGCCGTTATGGTTCATTAATTGAAGATGGTACCGAATTACCTGGTGGTTTAGTTGAATGTACTTTAAAAGATGATGACAATGGAGATCCATTAATTACAAAAGATGCTTTGGTTGCATTAAATGTAATGTCCGCTGCTCAATATGATAGTTTAAAAGAACAAACATTAAAAATCACTCAAATTGTTGCTGATGATTTAAAATCAAAAGGATTAAAACTTTATGATATTAAATTTGAATTCGGTTATAATAATGATGAAGTTATCTTAATTGATGAAATTGCATCAGGAAATATGCGTGTGTACAAAGATGGTAAAATTGTTGAACCTGTTGATTTAACAAACTTTATCTTAGAAAAATAAATGATACCCCACTTTATGTGGGGTATTTTATTTGAGATAAACGCTCCTTTTGTTTCGTTGTCTTTACTCTATAAATACAAAAGTTATTGCCTTTAATAAGCAATAACATTTCATATAAATTATAAAAGTTTTTATTGTTTTAAGAATATACGATCATTATAGTCATGAGTAGAAGAAGAATACAAATGAATTAACTCTTCAACACTCATCTTTTCTCTTTTATCACCTTCAATAACAGCTATAACTTGTCCATCTTTCATAATCATAGTTTTGTTTCCATATTTAAGAGCATCTTCCATATTATGAGTAATCATCAAAGTTGTAATTTGATGTTCTTCAACAAGTCGTGAAGAAATTTCCAGTACCTTTTGAGCTGTTTTAGGATCTAATGCAGCAGTATGTTCATCCAGCAATAAAAGTTCAGGTTTTACATATGTCGCCATGAGCAATGTCAATGCTTGTCGCTGCCCTCCTGAAAGTGTACCCACTTTCATGTCTAGTCTTTCTTCTAAACCAAGATTTAGTTCAGCAAGCGCTTGTTTCATTTCCTGCTTATGCTTATGAGAAAACAATGTTAAACGAAAATGCTGACCGCGTTGTGATGCTAAAGATAAGTTTTCCTCAATTGTCATTGAAGGTGCAGTTCCTTTTAATGGGTCTTGAAACAATCTACCAATAAAACGTGAACGTTTATATTCTGGCATGTGACTTAAATCTTGACCATTTAAGATAACTTGTCCCTCTGTGGCCTCTACAGCTCCTGAGATTGTTTGAAAAAGAGTTGATTTACCTGCCCCATTACTACCAATAATTGTTACAAAATCACCTTTCTCTAATTCGAGATTCACATGAGAAAGAGCAATTTTTTCATTAACTGTTCCCTGATTAAAAACAACTGAAATATTCTTCAATTCTAACATTATGAGCGCCTCCTTTTCATATTAGCTGATGCAATAGCAATAACTACCAAAACAGCTGATAAAAGTTTTAAGTCTCCTGAAGGCAACCCTAGCTGTAAGGCGACTGTTAATACAGCACGATAAAAAATAGCACCAAAAACCACTGCTACCAATTGAAAAACAACCTTATCATTCTTGATAAAAGTCATCCCAACAATGATGCTAGCCAAGCCAATGACCATCATACCAGTCCCGCTATTAATATCAGCAAAAGTTTGATGTTGAGCAAAGATAGCTCCAGCCATTGAGACAAATCCATTAGCTAAAGACAAGCCAAGTATTTTCATTTTATTTGTATCAATTGAACTTGCACGAACCATGTCCTCATTATCACCACAAGCTCGTAATGCTAACCCTAATTGTGTTCTTAAGAAATAATGAAGACAAAAACAAATGAGCAATACAATAATTAAAATGATAATGACTTTATGATAGGGATCGAATGATTCAAATGTAGTGAACAATGTACGATATTCAAATAAAGAAATATTAGGTGAGTCATCCATAATCCTTAAATTCAGAGAATAAAGACCTGTCATTGTTAAAATCCCTGCCAATAATGGCATAATCTTAAACTTTGTAATTAACAAACCTGTCACAAGTCCAGCAATACATCCTGCAAAAAATGCAGCAATCATACCAATTAGTGGCATTGCATGAACTGTAAATATTGCACTTACTGCACATCCTAATGTGAAACTTCCATCAACTGTTAAATCTGGTAAATTTAATATTTTATAGCTTATATAAAGACCAAGGGACATAATCGCAAATATGCCCCCAAGTTCTAATGCTCCTAAAATGATCGTTAAATTCATATCCTCAACTCCTATTTTATCATTGATAATGATTTATCATTTTTGATACTTTCTGGTAATTCAATACCTAATTGATTTAAAACACTTTGATTGACATAAATATTTAAATTATCTTTAAATACTTTTACTGGAATATCTTCAATTTTTGTTCCTTTTAAAACTTTGTCAACCATATTAGCTGTTTCTTTTCCTAGTTCTTCATAATTAATACCAACACTTAAAAATCCACCATCCTGAACCATTGAATCAGCACCAACATATAAAGGAATCTTTGCTTTTGCACAAGCTGTTCCCACAACATTCATTGCACTTGCAACAGTATTATCATTTGGAGCAAATACAGCATCACACTTACTTGTTAAGACATCAATAGCTGTTTGTACTTCATTAACATTTGTGACTGTAGCTTCTATCAATTCAATATTCTTGCTCTTCGCATATGTTTTTGCTTTTTGTATATTTGTTACTGAATTCGCTTCACCTTTATTATAAATAACTCCTAACTTTTTAAGATTTGGATTAATTTGTAATGCTCTTTCCAAAATCAGTTCAACCTGAATTTCATCACTTGTTCCAGTAATATTCTTATCTGGTTTTTCTAACGAATTTGTTAACTTAGCTCCAACTGGATCACTAACTGCTGAAAAGATAATGGGTGTATCTATTGATAATTTAGCAGCTGCTTGAGCCACAGGAGTTGCAATAGCCATCACAACGTCTGGATTCTGTGCTTTAAATTCCTGTATAATACTGGCCGCTGTGTTGTTATCCCCTTGTGCATTCTTGAAGACATATTCAATATTCTTACCCTCTTCATATCCTAATTCTTTCATTTGTTTATCAAAAGAACTCTTAATTGTATTTAATGAAGTATGTTCTACCAATTGTATAATAGCCACTTTCTTTATGTCTTTTACATTTGTAGATGCATCATTGCTCCCACATCCTACCAACATATTTGCAGCTAACCCTGCAGCAAATAAACCTTTAATTAATTTTGTTTTCATTTTCTTCTTCTCCTTTTTTATTTTGTTTTTTAAATTATAAGGAGCTACACCATCGATTCATTTTCATATTTTTTATTCCTCCCCCTCTTGTTAGCATATAAATAAAAAACACCTATCCTCTCAAAAGGACAGATGTATATATCTGCGGTACCACCTTTATTGGTTCATTGAACCCACTCTGTAAAATGCTAACACATTTTTGCTTGATAACGTAAGCCAACGTCTCAGGATACTTGTTACCGTTCCCCTTCGCCCTCGCAGGTCCATTTACTTAACTGCCATTACCTAGTTTCCACCACCCTAAGCTCTCTACAAATACATTTTTAAGTTTTATCTCCCACTCATCGGTTTTCTTGTCTATAATTTACCATAACTACAATATGATGTCAATATTAAAATGTTACATATTTTCATTTTTTCCTAAATATATGTACATTATTTCTTTTTTTATTAAA harbors:
- a CDS encoding ABC transporter ATP-binding protein codes for the protein MLELKNISVVFNQGTVNEKIALSHVNLELEKGDFVTIIGSNGAGKSTLFQTISGAVEATEGQVILNGQDLSHMPEYKRSRFIGRLFQDPLKGTAPSMTIEENLSLASQRGQHFRLTLFSHKHKQEMKQALAELNLGLEERLDMKVGTLSGGQRQALTLLMATYVKPELLLLDEHTAALDPKTAQKVLEISSRLVEEHQITTLMITHNMEDALKYGNKTMIMKDGQVIAVIEGDKREKMSVEELIHLYSSSTHDYNDRIFLKQ
- a CDS encoding ABC transporter substrate-binding protein produces the protein MKTKLIKGLFAAGLAANMLVGCGSNDASTNVKDIKKVAIIQLVEHTSLNTIKSSFDKQMKELGYEEGKNIEYVFKNAQGDNNTAASIIQEFKAQNPDVVMAIATPVAQAAAKLSIDTPIIFSAVSDPVGAKLTNSLEKPDKNITGTSDEIQVELILERALQINPNLKKLGVIYNKGEANSVTNIQKAKTYAKSKNIELIEATVTNVNEVQTAIDVLTSKCDAVFAPNDNTVASAMNVVGTACAKAKIPLYVGADSMVQDGGFLSVGINYEELGKETANMVDKVLKGTKIEDIPVKVFKDNLNIYVNQSVLNQLGIELPESIKNDKSLSMIK
- a CDS encoding ABC transporter permease, with protein sequence MNLTIILGALELGGIFAIMSLGLYISYKILNLPDLTVDGSFTLGCAVSAIFTVHAMPLIGMIAAFFAGCIAGLVTGLLITKFKIMPLLAGILTMTGLYSLNLRIMDDSPNISLFEYRTLFTTFESFDPYHKVIIILIIVLLICFCLHYFLRTQLGLALRACGDNEDMVRASSIDTNKMKILGLSLANGFVSMAGAIFAQHQTFADINSGTGMMVIGLASIIVGMTFIKNDKVVFQLVAVVFGAIFYRAVLTVALQLGLPSGDLKLLSAVLVVIAIASANMKRRRS
- a CDS encoding phosphoribosylaminoimidazolesuccinocarboxamide synthase, with the translated sequence MKKTYEGKTKDVFELDNGNVMLKFKDDCTGKDGVFDPGENAVGLTIDGIGKANLETSVHFFEILKDAGVKTHYVSADVDNATMEVLPAKVFGKGLEVICRLVATGSFIRRYGSLIEDGTELPGGLVECTLKDDDNGDPLITKDALVALNVMSAAQYDSLKEQTLKITQIVADDLKSKGLKLYDIKFEFGYNNDEVILIDEIASGNMRVYKDGKIVEPVDLTNFILEK